TCTCTAAAAAAGTCTCAACATCCTTTATCAAAGCTTCAATTCCCTTATATTTGTATTTTTTCTTTGGTTTTTCCTGGGGGAACATAAATTCTTTAAATCCACCTTTCTTTGGAGGTAAATATTGCTTTAAGGTATCTACAAGCCTTGAGAGCGTTATACTATAAGAAGTAGCCTTTCTATAGAATTCGTTTGGAGTATCCCTTTGAACCTCCTTTATTGGAACCTCCTCTAATTGAGCGACTCCAATTTCATGAAGGTAAGTTAACAGGGTATCTCTAAATCTAGTAAGGGTTATCACCTCAATTTTAACAATTTTTTCAGGTTTAAACATTTTAAATCCCTCTTATAATTTTTAGGCACTCTGAAACGGCCTCCTCAAATTTTTCCTCGCTTTTAGCTTTAGTTAACATTTCGCTTATTTCAGCTTCTCCCGATGATAATATCTTCTTTGCTTCCTCCTCACCTTCCTTCTTTTTCTCCTCTATAAGCTTTTGAGCTTCCATTTCTGCTTTCTTGACTATCTCCTCCTCAATTTTTCTCGCATCTTCTTTTGCCTCTCTCACGATCTTCTTAGCTTCTTCCTTTGCCTTTTCAATTCTCTCTTCAGCAAGCCTCTCAGCCTTAATAATCTCTCTAAGGACTTCCTCCATTTGAACCATCTCCTTTGGATGATAGGGAGAATTACAAGAACAGATCATTGACATTCATTTAAAATATTTTTTGCTAGGATTATTGAACAATTATTTATAAACAAAAAACAAAATAAAAGGCTCATCTTCCTGAGTCTCAAATTCACTGCTCTTTCTTCTTTTTCTCCATAATCTTTTTTACTTCCTGGAGTGCAGAATTTTTGGCAAATATTATCACTTGTCCCTTCTTTGGAATGATGGTGTCACCAGAAGGTATCGTTAAGTTACCTTTCTCATCATAAACAGCGATTATTAAAGAGTCTTTCGGTAGATTTAGCTCCTTAACAGGCTTACCTGCAACTTCACAGTCTTCATCTATTTGAAACTGAATTATCTCCGCACCCTCTCTAGGTAAAAGAACCCTATTGAATCCAGGAGTTACCAACGTTCTAAATATATAATTTGCAGCGATGTCTTCTGGGGATACGACGATATCAAAGTAAGTCTTTAGCTCCTTAACATCTTCAAAGATCTTCTTCTTCCCAGGATCCGTTATCCTAAGTATCGTCATTATGTTCGGATTTAAATGCTTTGCAAGTATGCACGCCAAAATGTTCGCATCATCCTTTCCGGTTAGAGCTGCAAACGCATTAGCGTTTTTTATATTTGCATTTTCTAGAACTTTTTGGTCGGTTGCATCCCCCTCAATGACGAGACCTGATATATATTCGGATATTTCCCTCGCTCTTTCCCTGTTCATCTCTATTATAGCAACATCATGACCTTCACTTTCAAGCATCCTAGCCACGAGGGTTCCAATCCTCCCCGCTCCCATGATAACTATGTACATTCGTT
This Pyrococcus horikoshii OT3 DNA region includes the following protein-coding sequences:
- a CDS encoding potassium channel family protein, whose amino-acid sequence is MYIVIMGAGRIGTLVARMLESEGHDVAIIEMNRERAREISEYISGLVIEGDATDQKVLENANIKNANAFAALTGKDDANILACILAKHLNPNIMTILRITDPGKKKIFEDVKELKTYFDIVVSPEDIAANYIFRTLVTPGFNRVLLPREGAEIIQFQIDEDCEVAGKPVKELNLPKDSLIIAVYDEKGNLTIPSGDTIIPKKGQVIIFAKNSALQEVKKIMEKKKKEQ
- a CDS encoding V-type ATP synthase subunit H, which encodes MEEVLREIIKAERLAEERIEKAKEEAKKIVREAKEDARKIEEEIVKKAEMEAQKLIEEKKKEGEEEAKKILSSGEAEISEMLTKAKSEEKFEEAVSECLKIIRGI